Proteins found in one Streptomyces sp. CB09001 genomic segment:
- a CDS encoding NAD(P)H-binding protein yields MIVVTGATGNIGRPLTRALAAAGEQVTAVSRHPAAVPDGVRHLVADLAEPAGLRPALAGAKSLFLLLSGDLHAVGANPADLIGEAARSGVRRVVLLSTLGVVTRPFGGTRIAMRELEDTVRESGLEWALLRPGGFASNALWWAESVRAQRAVAAPFGDVGVPVVDPADIAAVAAACLLEDRHTGGAYELTGPEVITPRGQTEAIAAALGSPVAFHELTREEARTAMARSMPAELADDTLDILGSPSPAELRVSPDIERVLGRAPRPFADWAARNVEAFR; encoded by the coding sequence ATGATCGTGGTGACCGGGGCCACCGGGAACATCGGCCGGCCGCTGACGCGGGCGCTGGCAGCGGCGGGCGAGCAGGTGACGGCGGTGTCGCGGCACCCGGCGGCGGTGCCGGACGGAGTCCGCCACCTGGTGGCCGACCTCGCCGAGCCGGCCGGGCTGCGGCCCGCGCTGGCCGGGGCGAAGTCGCTGTTCCTGCTGCTGTCCGGCGACCTGCACGCCGTCGGCGCCAACCCGGCCGACCTCATCGGCGAAGCCGCGCGGAGCGGCGTCCGCCGCGTCGTCCTGCTCTCCACACTCGGCGTGGTGACCAGGCCCTTCGGGGGGACGCGGATCGCGATGCGCGAGCTGGAGGACACGGTGCGCGAGTCCGGCCTGGAATGGGCCCTCCTGCGGCCCGGCGGCTTCGCCTCCAACGCGCTGTGGTGGGCCGAGTCCGTCCGTGCGCAACGGGCCGTCGCCGCGCCCTTCGGCGACGTCGGAGTGCCGGTAGTCGACCCGGCGGACATCGCCGCGGTGGCGGCGGCCTGCCTGCTGGAGGACCGGCACACCGGCGGCGCCTACGAGCTGACCGGACCGGAGGTGATCACCCCGCGCGGGCAGACGGAGGCCATCGCCGCCGCACTGGGCTCGCCCGTGGCCTTCCACGAGCTGACCCGGGAGGAGGCCAGGACCGCCATGGCCCGCAGCATGCCGGCGGAACTCGCCGACGACACCCTCGACATCCTCGGCTCCCCGAGCCCGGCCGAGCTGCGCGTCAGCCCGGACATCGAGCGCGTCCTGGGCCGGGCCCCGCGGCCCTTCGCCGACTGGGCCGCCCGCAACGTCGAGGCGTTCCGCTGA
- a CDS encoding helix-turn-helix domain-containing protein codes for MTEGLQPGRVETGARYDVFHTDCLARDMVDHVTSRWGIWVLIALRRNDLRFYELRESIQGISEKMLAQTLRVLVEDGLVWREVEPTTPPRVTYGLSEFGRDIGEPLTELFDRITRRLVPLDAV; via the coding sequence ATGACAGAAGGTTTGCAGCCCGGACGGGTCGAGACCGGCGCACGGTATGACGTGTTTCACACCGACTGCCTGGCGCGGGACATGGTCGACCACGTGACCAGCAGGTGGGGCATCTGGGTGCTGATCGCCCTGCGGCGCAACGACCTCCGGTTCTACGAACTGCGCGAGAGCATCCAGGGCATCAGCGAGAAGATGCTGGCCCAGACCCTGCGCGTCCTGGTCGAGGACGGCCTGGTCTGGCGGGAGGTGGAGCCGACGACGCCGCCCCGGGTCACGTACGGGCTGAGCGAGTTCGGCCGGGACATCGGCGAGCCCCTGACGGAGCTGTTCGACCGCATCACCCGACGGCTGGTACCGCTCGACGCCGTCTAG
- the htpX gene encoding zinc metalloprotease HtpX, translating into MQSRFRSDRRLTVRMGITLFLLGLLYVGFVAALIALLKSWVLVVVIVALVLGAQYWFSDRIALFAMRGRVVEREEYPELHGVVDRLAAMADMPKPVVAVSEMEMPNAFATGRNPDNAVVCVTTGLLRRLEPAELEGVLAHELSHVAHKDVAVITVASFLGVIAGLIVRFAFYSQLFGGRRDQNTMAVLAVVMGVSAAVYALSFLLIRALSRYRELAADRAAALLTGRPSALAAALTKVTGDIARIPTKDLRTAQAFNAFYFTPAFGSDPGLGRFFATHPSLEQRLDQLGRISAELGEAPAPGRA; encoded by the coding sequence ATGCAGAGCCGCTTCCGGAGTGACCGGCGGTTGACCGTGCGCATGGGGATCACCCTGTTCCTGCTCGGCCTGTTGTACGTGGGCTTCGTCGCCGCGCTGATCGCGCTGCTGAAGTCCTGGGTCCTGGTCGTGGTGATCGTGGCGCTGGTGCTCGGGGCGCAGTACTGGTTCTCCGACCGGATCGCCCTGTTCGCGATGCGGGGCCGGGTGGTGGAGCGCGAGGAGTATCCGGAGCTGCACGGGGTGGTGGACCGGCTGGCGGCGATGGCCGACATGCCGAAGCCGGTGGTCGCGGTGTCGGAGATGGAGATGCCGAACGCCTTCGCCACCGGCCGCAATCCGGACAACGCGGTGGTCTGTGTCACGACCGGGCTGCTGCGGCGGCTGGAGCCCGCGGAGCTGGAGGGGGTACTGGCCCACGAGCTGTCGCACGTGGCGCACAAGGACGTCGCGGTGATCACGGTGGCGTCGTTCCTGGGCGTGATCGCGGGGCTGATCGTGCGGTTCGCCTTCTACTCCCAGCTCTTCGGCGGGCGGCGGGACCAGAACACGATGGCGGTCCTGGCGGTCGTGATGGGGGTCTCGGCAGCCGTGTACGCGCTCAGCTTCCTGCTGATCCGGGCGCTGTCCCGGTACCGGGAGCTGGCGGCCGACCGGGCCGCGGCCCTGCTCACCGGGCGCCCCTCGGCCCTGGCGGCGGCCCTCACCAAGGTCACCGGCGACATCGCCCGCATCCCGACCAAGGACCTGCGCACGGCCCAGGCCTTCAACGCCTTCTACTTCACCCCGGCCTTCGGCAGCGACCCCGGCCTCGGCCGGTTCTTCGCCACCCACCCCAGCCTGGAGCAGCGCCTCGACCAGCTGGGCCGGATCTCCGCCGAGCTGGGCGAGGCACCGGCCCCCGGCAGGGCCTGA
- a CDS encoding winged helix DNA-binding domain-containing protein, with protein sequence MGDGGRQHIGTAERRQRLALRHLLAGAARAGSPEEVAGSLVALHGTDPAAVHLAVGARLADAAKTVVETERALYEDGALVRMHGMRHTVFVFPTELTAVVHASTGRTVAARERARLLKNMAQAGAPDAAWLAEVEESALAALARRGQATAAELARDEPRLKEQYVYAAGKSYEGVHTVSTQLLRVLGVEGKVVRGRPLGSWTSSQFRWAPAPEHPELDPGEARAELLRRWLTACGPATEDDLKWWTGWRVTEVRRALTAINAEAVSLDEGTGYVVSGDTGPVAGPAEPWAALLPALDPTAMGWQRRDWYLAPELRPMLFDRSGNVGPTVWWNGRVVGGWAQRADGGIVWRILDDDGLGREAESAIAAEAERLASWVGTARITPRFRTPLERELSA encoded by the coding sequence ATGGGTGACGGCGGACGACAGCACATCGGGACGGCCGAGCGGCGGCAGCGGCTGGCCCTGCGGCACCTGCTGGCGGGGGCCGCGCGGGCGGGGAGTCCCGAGGAGGTCGCCGGATCGCTGGTGGCGCTGCACGGCACGGACCCGGCGGCGGTGCACCTGGCCGTGGGCGCGCGGCTGGCGGACGCGGCGAAGACCGTGGTCGAGACGGAGCGGGCGCTGTACGAGGACGGGGCGCTGGTCCGGATGCACGGCATGCGGCACACGGTGTTCGTGTTCCCCACCGAGCTGACGGCGGTCGTGCACGCCTCCACCGGCCGCACCGTCGCCGCCCGGGAGCGGGCCAGACTGCTCAAGAACATGGCGCAGGCAGGCGCCCCGGACGCCGCCTGGCTGGCCGAGGTGGAGGAGTCGGCGCTGGCCGCGCTGGCCCGGCGCGGCCAGGCCACGGCGGCCGAACTGGCCCGCGACGAGCCGCGGCTCAAGGAGCAGTACGTCTACGCGGCCGGGAAGAGCTACGAGGGAGTGCACACCGTCTCCACCCAACTGCTGAGGGTGCTGGGCGTGGAGGGCAAGGTGGTGCGGGGGCGGCCGCTGGGCTCGTGGACGTCCAGCCAGTTCCGCTGGGCACCGGCGCCCGAGCATCCCGAGCTGGACCCGGGCGAGGCCCGGGCCGAGCTGTTGCGCCGGTGGCTGACGGCATGCGGTCCGGCGACCGAGGACGACCTCAAGTGGTGGACCGGGTGGCGGGTGACGGAGGTGCGCCGCGCGCTGACCGCGATCAACGCGGAGGCGGTCTCGCTGGACGAGGGCACGGGGTACGTCGTCTCCGGTGACACCGGCCCGGTCGCCGGGCCCGCCGAGCCGTGGGCGGCACTGCTGCCCGCGCTGGATCCCACCGCGATGGGCTGGCAGCGGCGGGACTGGTACCTCGCCCCCGAGCTGCGGCCGATGCTCTTCGACCGCAGCGGCAACGTCGGACCGACCGTGTGGTGGAACGGCCGCGTGGTCGGGGGCTGGGCCCAGCGGGCCGACGGCGGGATCGTCTGGCGGATCCTGGACGACGACGGCCTCGGTCGCGAGGCGGAGAGCGCGATCGCGGCCGAGGCGGAGCGCCTGGCGTCCTGGGTGGGCACGGCCCGGATCACCCCCCGCTTCCGGACGCCGCTGGAACGGGAGCTGTCGGCGTAG
- a CDS encoding arsenate reductase family protein, which translates to MEIWINPACSKCRSAISLLDAEGADYTVRRYLEDVPSADEIREVLTRLGLEPWDITRTQEAVAKELGLKDWPRDEASRDRWITALTEHPKLIQRPIITADDGTAVVGRTDEAVRDALSR; encoded by the coding sequence ATGGAGATCTGGATCAATCCGGCCTGTTCGAAGTGCCGCAGCGCCATCAGCCTGCTCGACGCGGAGGGGGCCGACTACACCGTCCGCCGCTACCTGGAGGACGTACCGAGCGCGGACGAGATCCGCGAGGTGCTCACCCGGCTCGGACTCGAACCGTGGGACATCACCCGTACCCAGGAGGCGGTCGCCAAGGAACTGGGGCTGAAGGACTGGCCCCGTGACGAGGCGTCGCGCGACCGCTGGATCACCGCGCTCACGGAACACCCGAAGCTGATCCAGCGCCCGATCATCACGGCGGACGACGGAACGGCCGTGGTGGGCCGCACCGACGAGGCGGTCCGGGACGCCCTGTCCCGCTAG